A window from Candidatus Binatia bacterium encodes these proteins:
- a CDS encoding Imm8 family immunity protein, producing the protein MIYPEIRRIHSPDLDPPNLPEDPSDCEIHFQVLVGPKDGEGEEAFSFTVVTPLSLARSAESQWGRGKLLVPKFDWPGVAQAIAQLFARCACPTWREVKVELNKELLSQFDDSNPAASQ; encoded by the coding sequence ATGATCTATCCCGAAATTCGCCGCATCCATAGCCCGGACCTCGACCCGCCGAATCTGCCTGAGGACCCGAGCGATTGCGAGATTCATTTTCAAGTATTAGTCGGCCCCAAGGACGGCGAAGGGGAGGAGGCTTTTAGTTTTACGGTGGTCACGCCGCTTTCTCTCGCTCGCAGCGCAGAGTCGCAATGGGGCCGCGGCAAGCTTCTCGTTCCCAAATTCGATTGGCCGGGAGTCGCTCAGGCGATCGCGCAGTTATTCGCGCGTTGCGCCTGCCCCACCTGGAGAGAAGTCAAGGTCGAGCTGAACAAAGAACTGCTTTCGCAGTTCGACGACTCGAATCCGGCGGCGAGTCAGTAA
- a CDS encoding FRG domain-containing protein — MASEPIRNWRDLLDRYRDFRSGEWCFRGDRATPGFKTSLERASIDRWGRNWSEMPDIENGLLRRFKREAHLYLTSQPDEDDIIGWLALMRHHGAPTRLLDWTYSFFVAVYFAISRSGTGEQPRLGHESRPRSRSGGSQGSFKKLAE; from the coding sequence ATGGCATCAGAACCCATACGTAACTGGCGCGATCTTCTCGACCGGTACAGAGACTTCAGGTCCGGCGAGTGGTGCTTCCGCGGCGACCGGGCCACGCCGGGCTTCAAGACGAGCCTCGAACGCGCATCGATAGACCGCTGGGGACGTAACTGGTCCGAGATGCCGGACATCGAGAACGGCCTTCTCCGCCGCTTCAAGCGTGAGGCGCATTTGTATTTAACGAGCCAACCCGATGAAGACGATATCATCGGGTGGCTCGCATTGATGCGGCATCACGGAGCCCCGACCCGGCTCCTGGATTGGACCTATTCGTTCTTCGTGGCCGTCTACTTCGCCATCAGCCGATCCGGCACGGGTGAGCAGCCGCGTCTGGGCCATGAATCTCGGCCGCGTTCGAGAAGTGGTGGAAGCCAGGGATCATTTAAAAAGCTTGCTGAATGA
- the frdD gene encoding fumarate reductase subunit FrdD, with the protein MSSTNKNIEPLWWGLFSAGGVVAAFLVPIHIFIFGLAVPLGWIPDTGELFRHWPVKIYLFVLIALPLYHWAHRFYFTVNDMRLGVPRGPLAVFCYGGAVVGTVMTLWVLLQL; encoded by the coding sequence GTGTCTTCAACGAACAAAAATATCGAGCCGCTTTGGTGGGGACTCTTCTCGGCGGGCGGAGTGGTCGCCGCCTTCCTGGTGCCTATTCACATATTTATTTTCGGCCTTGCCGTTCCCCTCGGCTGGATACCCGACACGGGCGAGCTCTTCCGCCACTGGCCGGTCAAGATTTATCTCTTCGTCCTGATCGCTCTCCCTCTCTACCACTGGGCCCACAGATTTTATTTCACCGTGAACGATATGCGTCTGGGAGTTCCGCGCGGACCGCTGGCGGTTTTTTGCTACGGCGGCGCCGTCGTTGGAACCGTCATGACCTTATGGGTTCTGTTGCAGTTGTGA
- a CDS encoding succinate dehydrogenase/fumarate reductase iron-sulfur subunit: MAEPTVTLKVTRYRPGKDSAPTLQSYSVPYRQDWVVLDALNHIKDQIDGTLSYRWSCRMGVCGSCGMMVNGVPKLTCAAFLRDYHGQEIRVEPLVNFPIIRDLVIDMNDFMDKLKSVKSWLVRKVEKPVTEGEYRQTPAELEKFHQFTQCINCMLCYAACPVYGLEPEFLGPAAIALAYRYNMDSRDQGRDQRQELLGSHHGVWECTFVGECSEVCPKHVDPAAAIQRSKVDLAKDWFKSMLLPWGTR, from the coding sequence ATGGCTGAACCGACCGTAACCTTGAAGGTGACCCGCTACCGTCCGGGGAAAGATTCCGCTCCGACGCTGCAAAGCTACTCGGTGCCGTATCGCCAGGATTGGGTAGTGCTGGACGCGCTGAACCACATCAAGGATCAGATCGACGGAACGTTGAGCTATCGCTGGTCGTGCCGCATGGGCGTGTGCGGCAGTTGCGGCATGATGGTGAACGGAGTCCCCAAGCTCACCTGCGCGGCTTTTCTACGCGACTATCACGGGCAGGAGATCCGCGTCGAGCCGCTCGTCAATTTCCCGATCATCCGCGACCTGGTGATCGACATGAACGATTTTATGGACAAGTTGAAGAGCGTAAAATCGTGGCTCGTGCGCAAGGTCGAAAAGCCCGTGACCGAGGGCGAATACCGCCAGACTCCGGCGGAGCTGGAGAAGTTTCACCAGTTCACGCAATGCATCAACTGCATGCTCTGCTACGCGGCCTGCCCGGTCTACGGCCTGGAGCCGGAGTTCCTGGGCCCTGCGGCGATTGCGCTCGCGTACCGCTACAATATGGATTCGCGCGATCAGGGACGGGATCAGCGGCAGGAACTTTTGGGCAGCCATCACGGCGTATGGGAGTGCACCTTCGTCGGCGAGTGCTCGGAGGTGTGCCCCAAGCACGTCGACCCGGCCGCCGCGATCCAGCGCTCCAAAGTCGACCTCGCCAAAGACTGGTTTAAGTCGATGCTGCTTCCATGGGGTACGAGATGA
- the frdA gene encoding fumarate reductase (quinol) flavoprotein subunit — protein MITHDIILIGGGGAGLRAAIAAAEQSSRLSIAVVSKVYPMRSHTVSAEGGTAAVMRDYDSLDLHCKDTIFGADFLADQDAVEEFVREAPGELIQLEHWGCPWSRDPDGRVSVRSFGGMSVDRTCFAADKTGFHMLHSLFQTSLKYDNIVRYDEFYATSLLADDGKIRGATVINIYNGRLETIAGKAVILCTGGGGRVFPFTTNAAIKTGDGMAMAYRAGVPLKDMEFVQYHPTGLPGTGILITEASRGEGGWLKNKDGYRYLQDYGLGPPTDKPTHRKMELGPRDILSRCHMQEYYKGRTFEGPYGHYVHLDLRHLGEEIINQKLPFVRELASKYVGIDPVYEPIPVRPVVHYMMGGVHTDKNGKTPLEGLFAAGETACVSINGANRLGSNSLTELLVFGARAGRAAVQYAASRPASSQRLEALARDEQQRLDRQFLKKQGGKEKITNIRQEMQKAMEDGCGIYRKEEEMKKTCQLLRQLRERFADIAIEDRGEIFNTQVTAALELDFMLDVAEAVAHSARNRKESRGSHTRTDFPKRDDPNFLKHTLAHRTPDGPRIEYLPVTITRWQPEERKY, from the coding sequence ATGATTACACATGATATTATCTTGATCGGCGGCGGCGGCGCCGGCCTGCGCGCCGCGATCGCCGCCGCCGAGCAATCGAGCAGGCTCTCGATCGCCGTCGTCTCGAAGGTCTATCCGATGCGCAGCCACACGGTATCGGCCGAAGGCGGCACCGCCGCGGTGATGCGCGACTACGACAGCCTGGATCTCCATTGCAAGGACACGATTTTCGGCGCCGACTTTCTCGCCGACCAGGACGCGGTCGAAGAGTTCGTCAGAGAGGCCCCGGGAGAGCTCATCCAGCTCGAGCATTGGGGCTGCCCGTGGAGCCGCGACCCGGACGGCCGCGTCAGCGTGCGCTCGTTCGGCGGCATGAGCGTCGACCGCACCTGCTTCGCCGCCGACAAAACCGGCTTCCACATGCTGCATTCGCTGTTTCAAACCTCGCTCAAGTACGACAATATCGTGCGCTACGACGAGTTCTATGCCACCTCCCTGCTCGCCGACGACGGAAAAATCCGCGGCGCCACCGTGATCAACATCTACAACGGCCGCCTGGAAACGATCGCGGGAAAGGCCGTGATCCTGTGCACCGGCGGAGGCGGCCGGGTCTTTCCCTTCACGACCAACGCGGCGATCAAGACCGGTGACGGCATGGCGATGGCCTATCGCGCCGGAGTGCCGCTTAAGGACATGGAATTCGTCCAGTATCATCCGACCGGGCTGCCGGGCACCGGCATCTTGATCACCGAGGCGTCGCGCGGCGAAGGCGGCTGGCTCAAGAACAAAGACGGCTACCGTTATCTCCAGGATTATGGTCTAGGCCCGCCGACGGACAAGCCGACCCATCGCAAGATGGAGCTCGGCCCGCGCGATATCCTCTCGCGATGCCACATGCAGGAGTATTACAAGGGCCGGACCTTCGAAGGGCCCTACGGACACTACGTCCACCTCGATCTCCGCCACCTGGGGGAAGAGATCATCAACCAGAAGCTTCCTTTCGTGCGCGAATTAGCCAGCAAATATGTCGGGATCGATCCGGTCTACGAGCCGATTCCCGTGCGGCCGGTGGTGCACTACATGATGGGAGGAGTCCACACCGACAAAAACGGCAAGACGCCGCTCGAAGGGCTCTTCGCGGCCGGCGAGACCGCCTGTGTCTCGATCAACGGCGCCAATAGGCTCGGCTCCAATTCGCTGACCGAGTTGCTCGTCTTCGGCGCGCGCGCCGGCCGCGCGGCCGTGCAATATGCCGCGAGCCGGCCGGCCTCTTCGCAGCGCCTCGAAGCGCTGGCGCGCGACGAGCAGCAGCGCCTCGACCGGCAGTTCCTGAAAAAACAGGGCGGCAAAGAGAAGATCACCAACATTCGCCAGGAGATGCAGAAGGCGATGGAGGACGGGTGCGGCATCTACCGCAAAGAGGAAGAGATGAAAAAGACCTGCCAACTTCTGCGGCAACTGCGCGAGCGCTTCGCCGACATCGCCATCGAAGATCGCGGCGAGATATTCAACACGCAAGTCACCGCAGCTTTGGAGCTGGACTTCATGCTCGACGTGGCGGAGGCTGTCGCGCATTCCGCGCGCAACCGCAAGGAGTCGCGCGGTTCGCACACCCGCACCGACTTCCCCAAGCGCGACGACCCGAACTTTCTCAAGCACACTCTCGCCCACCGCACTCCCGACGGGCCGAGGATCGAGTACCTGCCGGTGACGATAACCCGCTGGCAACCGGAGGAGAGGAAATATTGA
- a CDS encoding CoB--CoM heterodisulfide reductase iron-sulfur subunit B family protein → MKYAFYPGCVSRGGCPELYPSAVKVSAKLGIDLDELKDVGCTGAGVLPQYISDPINARTFAKAEELGLPVMTICSTCQGVMSQANYRLKGDPEYRAKINREYLAEEKLEYKGTTEVKHLLWVLFEDYGIERLKSLLRRPLKGLRVAPFYGCYIRRPPEAITPTKELNRRKNYLDELIGILGAELTDISGKGKCCGFPILTANEENSLAMVGKHTGEAKEKGADCMVTPCPLCHLNLDGNQPRAEAQEGKEIGLPILHLPQFLGLALGFDPGEMNLKRHIVPTQTVESKVSMLT, encoded by the coding sequence ATGAAATATGCTTTCTATCCGGGATGCGTCTCCCGCGGCGGCTGTCCGGAACTTTATCCATCGGCCGTAAAAGTCTCGGCCAAACTGGGCATCGATCTGGACGAGTTGAAAGATGTGGGCTGCACTGGCGCCGGCGTGCTTCCCCAATACATCTCCGATCCCATCAACGCGCGCACGTTCGCCAAGGCGGAAGAGCTTGGTCTCCCCGTTATGACCATATGCAGCACGTGCCAAGGAGTCATGAGTCAGGCCAACTATCGGCTAAAAGGCGACCCGGAGTATCGAGCAAAGATCAACCGAGAATATCTTGCCGAGGAGAAGCTGGAGTACAAAGGGACGACCGAAGTGAAGCATCTTCTCTGGGTCCTTTTTGAAGATTACGGGATCGAGCGGCTAAAGTCCTTGCTCCGAAGACCGCTCAAGGGTCTGAGGGTCGCTCCTTTTTATGGCTGTTATATCCGCCGTCCTCCGGAGGCCATCACTCCCACTAAAGAACTCAACCGGCGAAAAAATTATCTCGACGAGCTGATAGGGATTTTGGGCGCCGAGCTGACGGACATCAGCGGCAAGGGAAAGTGCTGCGGATTTCCCATCCTGACGGCCAACGAGGAGAATTCCCTCGCCATGGTCGGCAAGCACACCGGCGAGGCAAAAGAAAAAGGCGCCGACTGCATGGTTACCCCTTGTCCACTCTGCCACCTGAACTTGGACGGAAACCAACCCAGGGCGGAGGCGCAAGAGGGAAAAGAGATCGGACTGCCGATTCTCCATTTGCCTCAGTTCCTGGGCTTGGCCCTTGGCTTCGACCCCGGTGAGATGAATCTAAAGCGCCACATCGTCCCAACCCAGACGGTCGAATCCAAGGTGAGCATGCTGACGTAG
- a CDS encoding succinate dehydrogenase/fumarate reductase iron-sulfur subunit — MEVTFKIYRKDPEKDGKPGRSTHAVNIPADATVLDGLLKIRDESDPTLAFRASCCRGYCGDCMIRVNGRARFSCTAKVSAFTEKGPELSLDPLRIVPVIKDLVFDWDAFMWNKIKAVKPWLEPAEPASDGENVVPDAQMKDLRKAMSCYYCGMCDEGCTVLPVDFNFLGPAALTKAYRFAFDPRNRDTRERFAVLEGPKGIWDCVHCYEADEHCPRGIEPTKRIIALRDLAFKMGIKNEKVARHHQSFAASVKESGWLDEGRLAIESEGLTNIKGLMKLLPTAAKAMMRGKAPLPYLHAKRPGADKIKKIFEKGEQETK, encoded by the coding sequence ATGGAAGTCACTTTCAAAATCTACCGCAAGGACCCGGAAAAGGACGGCAAGCCGGGGCGTTCCACCCACGCCGTAAATATTCCGGCCGATGCCACGGTGCTCGACGGTCTGCTGAAGATCCGCGATGAATCGGATCCGACGCTTGCCTTCCGCGCATCCTGCTGCCGGGGTTACTGCGGCGATTGCATGATCCGCGTGAACGGCAGAGCGCGCTTCAGTTGCACGGCCAAGGTCTCCGCCTTTACTGAAAAAGGACCCGAGCTGTCGCTCGATCCGCTTCGCATCGTGCCGGTGATCAAGGATCTCGTTTTCGATTGGGACGCCTTCATGTGGAACAAGATCAAGGCCGTCAAGCCTTGGCTCGAACCCGCGGAGCCGGCGTCCGATGGCGAGAACGTAGTCCCGGACGCTCAGATGAAGGATCTCAGAAAGGCGATGAGCTGCTATTACTGCGGCATGTGCGACGAGGGTTGCACGGTCCTGCCGGTCGATTTCAATTTCCTTGGACCGGCGGCTCTGACCAAGGCCTACCGGTTCGCCTTCGATCCACGGAACCGAGATACGAGAGAACGATTTGCGGTCCTCGAGGGGCCCAAGGGCATCTGGGACTGCGTCCATTGCTATGAGGCGGACGAACATTGCCCCAGAGGCATCGAGCCGACCAAGCGCATCATCGCCCTGAGAGATCTGGCGTTCAAGATGGGCATCAAGAACGAGAAGGTCGCCCGGCATCACCAGAGCTTCGCCGCGTCGGTCAAGGAAAGCGGCTGGCTGGACGAGGGAAGGCTCGCAATAGAATCCGAAGGGCTCACCAATATTAAAGGGCTCATGAAACTTCTCCCGACCGCGGCCAAAGCGATGATGCGCGGCAAGGCGCCTCTGCCTTACCTGCACGCGAAGAGGCCCGGGGCCGATAAAATCAAGAAGATCTTCGAGAAAGGGGAGCAAGAGACAAAATGA
- a CDS encoding FAD-dependent oxidoreductase → MQEFDVLVIGGGASGLRAAIAAKHAGATVALITKVHPLRTNTGVAQGGLNAPLGKDDSPTSFAEDTLLAGDGLCDREVVQGFAAEAAKEIVWLERTGVPFNRNDEGRIDLRRFGSNGKSRTCYTDDRTGHIVLQVLHEQFQRAEIPSFEEWFVTSLSVDGNGSAGAVALSLRSGRLDAFAARAVILATGGSTRMYLPSTASLGTTGDGQSLAYASGARLMDMEMIQFHPTVFPKNQALLITEAALGEGAVVVDGKGESIQLSKSLPREKICLAIHNASKNGGGSVAVDLRPIGKDKLLSRFPQTHELVRAVAGLDIAKEPIPIHPAAHRSVGGIEANAAGETSLPGLFAVGECAANGLNGAGRLAGNTLSEALVFGRRAGETAARYSKTAPKKSFPETKLSDEEKRLAAIRGQNPSGDSLGKIHSELGQLMNEKVGLIRERAGLEEALDRIQRLKERYGKISVRNPSKVYNYELTGYLELGSMLNLAEIVTLAAQARTESRGAHRRADFPNRDDDNWTHHTLVSRIQGAPRLNTRPVAR, encoded by the coding sequence ATGCAGGAATTTGATGTCTTGGTCATCGGCGGTGGAGCTTCGGGATTGAGAGCGGCGATCGCCGCCAAGCATGCGGGAGCCACCGTTGCCCTCATCACCAAAGTTCATCCCTTGAGAACCAACACGGGGGTCGCCCAGGGCGGTCTCAACGCCCCCCTCGGTAAAGACGACTCTCCAACGAGCTTCGCTGAAGATACGCTCCTGGCAGGAGACGGCCTCTGTGACCGCGAAGTCGTTCAGGGCTTCGCCGCGGAAGCCGCAAAAGAAATCGTCTGGCTCGAGCGAACGGGCGTTCCCTTCAACCGCAACGATGAAGGACGAATAGATCTGCGCCGTTTCGGATCGAACGGCAAAAGCCGAACTTGCTACACGGATGATCGAACCGGACACATCGTGCTCCAGGTGCTCCACGAGCAGTTTCAGCGCGCCGAGATCCCCTCGTTCGAAGAATGGTTTGTCACCTCACTGTCCGTCGACGGAAATGGCTCGGCCGGCGCCGTTGCGTTGAGTCTTCGATCCGGCAGACTCGATGCGTTCGCCGCGCGGGCGGTGATTCTCGCCACGGGCGGGTCCACTCGGATGTATCTCCCTTCGACCGCTTCTCTCGGCACGACGGGAGACGGCCAGAGCCTCGCCTACGCGTCGGGAGCCCGGTTGATGGACATGGAGATGATTCAATTCCATCCCACGGTGTTCCCTAAGAACCAGGCGCTGTTGATCACGGAAGCGGCTCTCGGCGAGGGAGCGGTTGTGGTCGACGGCAAAGGAGAATCGATTCAACTATCGAAGAGTCTACCGAGGGAAAAGATTTGCCTCGCGATTCACAACGCGTCCAAGAACGGCGGCGGCTCGGTCGCCGTCGACCTGAGACCGATCGGCAAGGATAAGCTGCTGTCGCGCTTTCCCCAAACTCACGAGCTGGTCCGGGCGGTTGCCGGCCTGGACATCGCGAAAGAGCCAATACCCATTCATCCGGCGGCTCATCGCTCCGTGGGAGGAATTGAAGCGAACGCGGCAGGCGAAACGTCTCTGCCGGGTCTCTTCGCCGTCGGAGAATGCGCCGCCAACGGCCTCAACGGCGCGGGCCGTCTGGCGGGAAACACTCTGAGTGAGGCGTTGGTCTTCGGCAGAAGAGCGGGAGAGACCGCGGCAAGATATTCCAAGACGGCGCCCAAGAAGAGTTTTCCCGAAACCAAGTTGAGCGATGAAGAAAAACGACTCGCGGCCATTCGTGGACAAAACCCGTCCGGTGATTCCTTGGGCAAAATCCACTCCGAATTGGGACAGTTGATGAATGAAAAAGTGGGTCTGATCCGCGAACGCGCGGGACTGGAAGAGGCCCTCGATCGGATTCAGCGCTTGAAGGAGCGGTACGGTAAGATCAGCGTCAGGAATCCATCGAAGGTCTACAATTACGAGCTTACCGGCTATCTCGAGCTGGGTTCCATGCTGAATTTGGCCGAGATTGTAACCTTGGCGGCCCAGGCGCGAACCGAGAGCCGGGGCGCCCATCGCAGGGCGGATTTTCCCAATCGGGACGACGACAACTGGACGCACCACACTCTTGTGAGCCGGATTCAAGGCGCGCCCCGGTTGAACACGAGACCGGTTGCACGATAA
- a CDS encoding class II fumarate hydratase — MSAEEYRIEKDSMGEVKVPKSAYYGAQTQRAVENFPVSGIGFPPKFIRALALIKHAAATINQELGLLDAKTADVIRRAAQEVMDGKLDKEFVVDIFQTGSGTSTNMNANEVIANRALELLGKERGSKGVHPNDHVNMGQSSNDVIPTAIHVSALEAIRKELLPALKKLHEALQRKAREFDKIVKIGRTHLADATPIRLGQEFSGYARQIELAIERIQEASRGLEELALGGTAVGTGINVHPQFPPKTIKKISEMTGLNFREAKNHFEAQAAKDAVVNVSGALKTLAVSFTKIANDLRWLSSGPRCGIGEIGLPDTQPGSSIMPGKVNPVMCESVLQVAAHVIGCDATITICGQAGNFELNVMMPVMTLRLLEAITFSASVAKAFTEKCVVGIEANKQHCEEMIEKSLAMVTALAPVIGYDAAAKIAKESFATGKTVREVARAHKVLPEDKLNKILDPWRMTEPGIPEKE; from the coding sequence ATGTCAGCCGAAGAATACCGGATCGAAAAAGATTCCATGGGAGAAGTGAAGGTGCCGAAGAGCGCGTACTACGGCGCCCAGACGCAGCGGGCGGTGGAAAATTTTCCCGTCAGCGGCATCGGCTTTCCGCCGAAATTCATCCGCGCCCTGGCGCTTATCAAGCACGCCGCCGCCACGATCAACCAGGAGCTGGGGCTCTTGGACGCAAAGACCGCCGATGTGATCCGCCGCGCGGCCCAGGAAGTCATGGATGGAAAGCTCGACAAGGAATTCGTCGTCGATATTTTTCAAACCGGCTCGGGCACTTCGACCAACATGAACGCCAACGAGGTGATCGCCAACCGTGCGCTCGAACTTTTGGGGAAAGAAAGAGGCAGCAAAGGGGTCCACCCCAACGACCACGTCAACATGGGACAGTCGAGCAACGACGTCATACCGACGGCCATCCACGTCTCCGCCCTCGAGGCGATTCGTAAAGAGCTTCTGCCCGCGCTGAAGAAGCTGCACGAAGCGCTCCAACGAAAGGCGCGTGAATTCGACAAGATCGTAAAGATCGGACGCACGCACCTGGCCGACGCGACGCCGATTCGTCTCGGCCAGGAGTTCAGCGGCTACGCGCGCCAGATCGAGCTCGCCATCGAGCGTATCCAAGAGGCCTCCCGCGGCCTGGAAGAGCTTGCGCTCGGCGGCACCGCGGTGGGAACCGGCATCAACGTCCATCCTCAATTTCCCCCCAAGACGATCAAAAAAATCTCCGAGATGACCGGCCTGAATTTCCGCGAGGCGAAAAACCACTTCGAAGCGCAGGCCGCGAAGGACGCGGTCGTGAACGTCAGCGGGGCCTTGAAGACTCTGGCGGTAAGTTTCACCAAGATCGCCAACGACCTCCGCTGGCTCAGCTCCGGGCCGCGCTGCGGCATCGGCGAGATCGGTTTGCCCGACACGCAACCCGGCTCTTCGATCATGCCGGGAAAAGTGAATCCGGTCATGTGCGAGTCGGTTCTTCAAGTCGCGGCGCACGTGATCGGCTGCGACGCGACGATCACGATCTGCGGACAGGCGGGAAATTTCGAGCTCAACGTGATGATGCCGGTGATGACGCTGAGGCTGCTCGAGGCGATCACCTTCAGCGCCAGCGTGGCCAAGGCCTTCACGGAGAAATGCGTCGTGGGAATCGAAGCGAATAAACAGCACTGCGAGGAGATGATCGAGAAAAGCCTCGCGATGGTCACCGCGCTCGCGCCGGTGATCGGCTACGACGCCGCCGCGAAGATCGCCAAGGAATCGTTCGCCACCGGCAAGACCGTGCGCGAAGTCGCGCGCGCGCACAAGGTCTTGCCCGAGGACAAGCTCAACAAGATCCTCGATCCCTGGCGCATGACCGAGCCGGGAATCCCGGAAAAAGAATAA
- a CDS encoding ATP-binding protein: MKIRWHLMILVAVALLPVLIFAGVMIAVLDGKERVAVSMGGMLLLLLGLLLAALFGRRIAAVFAVLSSGAAALGRGEIPQVPRLTIAEADQLARAFEEAALNRKRAEEQLQLSEERLALAVVGAGLGTWHFNVVTGELIWSEKCREIFAVAPDATLTYKLFLQMIHPEDREGVDRAVAEALREKRDYGAEFRAVRPDGAVRWITARGRGHYDERGNPTRMEGVVRDITERKKAMGNLQHALKRIRALHEIGMAITSTLDLRRVLDILLEKLQLSTSYAAATVRLVNRQTGELEPVASRNINEEKWKRTFSKAPGGLSQLVLETKKPVMIDDVGQDPRTRHQEFMREYGLVSFLGIPLMAKDEALGVLAVFTKETHRFDEEEVQFFTTLGGQAAIAIHNAQIYEEMVGANKVKEEFLSVMSHELRTPLSVVMGYAGVLKEGMLGDINPRQQEALQKILSRAADQLHMINSIMQTTQLETRAVMPEYHPINLSELLAHLRSDLDMTHSKKSVALLWDYPLEPVHIVTDSAKVKQIIQNLIGNALKFTDQGSVTVSVRLVENTGPHPLVADNQLIQDSNLTPSDSDLSSHALPKCLQIKVADTGIGMSAEQQWSIFDKFFQVDSSETRLYGGVGLGLYIVKTFTALLGGKVEVESQRGSGTTFTVTIPVELAAGPTDRS, from the coding sequence ATGAAGATACGCTGGCACCTGATGATTCTGGTCGCGGTCGCGCTCCTGCCGGTTTTGATATTCGCCGGCGTGATGATCGCGGTTCTGGACGGAAAGGAGCGGGTCGCCGTGTCGATGGGAGGAATGTTGCTTCTCCTGTTGGGCCTTCTCCTGGCGGCTCTGTTCGGCCGGCGCATCGCGGCTGTATTCGCCGTTCTCTCCAGCGGCGCGGCGGCCCTGGGACGCGGCGAGATACCGCAAGTCCCGCGGCTGACGATCGCCGAGGCCGATCAACTCGCGCGAGCGTTCGAAGAGGCGGCCCTCAACCGCAAGCGGGCCGAGGAGCAGCTTCAACTCAGCGAGGAGCGCCTGGCCCTCGCCGTTGTCGGCGCCGGCCTCGGCACCTGGCATTTTAACGTCGTCACCGGCGAGTTGATCTGGTCGGAAAAGTGCCGGGAGATATTTGCGGTCGCGCCCGACGCGACTCTCACCTATAAATTATTTTTACAGATGATCCACCCCGAGGACCGCGAAGGCGTGGACCGGGCGGTCGCCGAAGCGCTGAGAGAAAAGAGGGACTACGGCGCCGAGTTTCGCGCCGTGCGGCCCGACGGCGCGGTGCGCTGGATCACGGCGCGCGGCCGGGGCCACTACGACGAGCGGGGAAATCCCACGCGCATGGAAGGCGTCGTGCGCGACATCACCGAGCGCAAAAAGGCCATGGGGAATCTTCAACACGCGCTCAAGCGCATCCGCGCGCTGCACGAGATCGGCATGGCGATCACCTCGACCCTGGATCTCCGCCGCGTGCTGGACATCCTGTTGGAGAAGCTCCAGCTCTCCACTTCCTACGCCGCGGCCACCGTCCGGTTGGTGAACCGGCAAACCGGAGAGCTCGAGCCCGTAGCCTCCAGGAACATCAATGAAGAGAAGTGGAAAAGGACTTTCTCCAAAGCCCCGGGAGGCCTATCGCAGCTCGTGCTCGAAACCAAGAAGCCCGTGATGATCGACGACGTCGGCCAAGACCCGCGCACCCGCCACCAGGAGTTCATGCGCGAATACGGATTGGTCTCTTTTTTAGGGATCCCCTTGATGGCCAAAGACGAGGCGCTCGGGGTCCTCGCCGTCTTTACCAAGGAAACCCACCGGTTCGACGAGGAAGAAGTGCAATTTTTCACGACCCTGGGCGGCCAGGCCGCCATCGCCATTCACAACGCGCAGATCTATGAAGAGATGGTCGGCGCCAACAAGGTCAAGGAAGAATTCTTGAGCGTCATGTCGCACGAGCTGAGAACGCCGCTCAGCGTGGTCATGGGCTATGCCGGGGTACTCAAGGAAGGCATGCTCGGCGACATCAATCCGCGGCAGCAGGAGGCGCTGCAGAAGATTCTCAGCCGGGCGGCCGACCAGCTCCACATGATCAACAGCATCATGCAGACGACGCAGCTCGAAACGCGCGCGGTGATGCCCGAGTACCATCCGATCAACCTTTCGGAGTTGCTCGCGCATCTCAGGTCCGACCTGGATATGACCCATAGTAAAAAGAGCGTCGCGCTTCTCTGGGACTATCCGTTGGAACCCGTACACATCGTCACGGATAGCGCGAAAGTAAAGCAGATTATTCAGAACCTCATCGGCAACGCGTTAAAGTTCACCGACCAGGGCAGCGTGACGGTATCGGTGCGGCTGGTGGAAAACACCGGTCCCCATCCGCTGGTCGCCGACAATCAGTTGATTCAAGACTCGAACCTCACGCCTTCCGACTCGGACCTCTCATCGCACGCCTTGCCGAAGTGCCTGCAGATCAAGGTAGCGGACACCGGCATCGGCATGTCCGCCGAACAGCAGTGGTCCATCTTCGACAAATTTTTCCAGGTGGACAGTTCGGAGACTCGCCTCTACGGCGGCGTCGGCCTGGGACTTTACATCGTCAAAACCTTCACCGCGCTGCTCGGCGGCAAAGTCGAGGTCGAAAGCCAACGCGGCAGCGGCACGACGTTCACCGTGACGATACCGGTGGAACTGGCCGCCGGCCCGACCGACCGTTCTTAA